From one Triticum urartu cultivar G1812 chromosome 3, Tu2.1, whole genome shotgun sequence genomic stretch:
- the LOC125548836 gene encoding uncharacterized protein LOC125548836: protein MAFHPPRSEHRREIMEFMLFGSSRNKIVCTDERGRAVLYDDGLQAVRMLPSLKKAKWKSVPLAVGDNLLVMEAIPKNDQKMEHQSFEALMYGERPKMFKGVDFFWHSIPPPPYVYAPGYGVDRSGVITACTMVNSSSILISTGSLSTYCLDMVSGKWSKSGAWPLPFKGLAEYVPEYDLWFGVSAKGGGVLCASDLGAAVAFQEWEGFAIPEGTELGSHLLHLGAGRFCVAKSIMTTRPARALQRERKHNTHS, encoded by the coding sequence ATGGCTTTCCATCCTCCTCGGTCCGAGCATAGACGGGAGATAATGGAGTTCATGCTCTTCGGCAGCAGCAGGAACAAGATCGTCTGCACAGACGAGAGAGGTCGAGCCGTCTTATATGATGACGGCCTGCAAGCTGTCCGCATGTTGCCAAGCCTCAAAAAGGCCAAGTGGAAATCAGTGCCCCTCGCCGTTGGTGACAACCTGTTGGTCATGGAGGCGATCCCTAAGAATGATCAAAAGATGGAACATCAATCTTTCGAGGCGCTTATGTATGGTGAAAGGCCTAAAATGTTCAAGGGGGTGGACTTTTTCTGGCACTCCATCCCCCCGCCGCCTTATGTCTATGCCCCTGGCTATGGTGTCGACCGTTCTGGTGTGATCACCGCGTGCACTATGGTCAATAGCTCAAGCATCTTGATATCCACAGGGAGCCTCAGCACCTACTGCTTGGACATGGTGAGCGGTAAGTGGAGCAAGAGTGGTGCCTGGCCGCTGCCGTTTAAAGGACTTGCAGAATATGTTCCGGAGTACGATCTCTGGTTTGGTGTCTCGGCAAAGGGGGGTGGCGTCCTCTGCGCATCAGACCTGGGTGCTGCCGTGGCATTCCAAGAGTGGGAGGGATTTGCTATCCCTGAGGGTACCGAGCTAGGATCGCACCTCCTGCACCTAGGTGCCGGCCGTTTCTGTGTCGCCAAGTCGATCATGACAACAAGGccggcccgtgcgttgcaacgggagagaaaacataacacacactcttaa